The following coding sequences are from one Comamonas koreensis window:
- a CDS encoding pseudouridine synthase, with the protein MSNPRSPADTPAADDGEGRKKLTLTRKPAPAPVARGRDGGPGADRPRSAGGPRPTGPRPGGDSRFSDNRGGRDSRDGRDSRDARDNRGERGSRDSWPDRDRPDRDGGFGRGEARGGGYGQDRRFGDRADGGRRDDARPYAGRPDAGRPYAGRPYAGRGDFVSVGAGSRDPRQDGRRPAGPRQDDRRNEGPRSFGPRQDDRRNEGPRGFGPRSDGPRMGGPRSFGAGPRQDGFRSERPRDEAPHRDGPPRRDAPRREMPSNVWRADAPQRTMQTAKAQAQNEQLKAEGQVRVNKRLSDLGLCSRREGDAWIENGWVLVNGDIATMGQMVELTDKIEIQREAQDLQAQQVTILINKPMGYVSGQAEDGHEPAMVLLNPPNHWREDHSKTRFNFSQLKGLAPCGRLDIDSVGLLVLTQDGRIAKHLIGEDSEVEKEYLVRVTYGAVDQDVQRHFPDDKLALLRHGLSLDGEALLPAGVEWQNPEQLRFVLREGKKRQIRRMCEAVGLFVVGLKRIRIGKVVLGNLPVGQWRYLGENEEF; encoded by the coding sequence ATGTCAAATCCCCGCTCTCCTGCTGATACGCCTGCCGCCGACGATGGCGAAGGCCGCAAAAAACTTACCCTGACCCGCAAACCCGCGCCTGCACCTGTTGCGCGTGGCCGTGACGGAGGGCCGGGTGCGGACCGTCCGCGTTCAGCTGGTGGCCCGCGCCCCACAGGGCCCCGTCCTGGCGGCGACAGCCGATTCAGCGACAACCGAGGCGGCAGGGACAGCCGTGATGGTCGTGATAGCCGCGATGCGCGCGACAACCGGGGTGAGCGTGGCAGCAGAGACAGCTGGCCGGACCGCGATAGGCCGGACCGCGATGGCGGTTTTGGCCGTGGTGAGGCACGCGGTGGTGGCTATGGCCAGGACCGTCGTTTTGGCGACCGCGCTGACGGTGGCCGCCGTGACGATGCGCGCCCTTATGCAGGTCGCCCGGATGCTGGGCGCCCCTACGCCGGGCGCCCCTATGCCGGGCGCGGTGACTTTGTCTCCGTAGGTGCTGGATCGCGCGACCCGCGGCAGGATGGCCGCCGACCCGCAGGCCCACGCCAGGACGACCGCCGTAACGAGGGCCCACGTAGCTTTGGCCCCCGCCAGGATGACCGCCGCAACGAAGGCCCCCGTGGCTTTGGCCCCCGCTCGGACGGCCCCCGCATGGGCGGACCCCGTTCCTTTGGCGCCGGCCCACGCCAGGATGGCTTCCGCTCGGAGCGCCCACGCGACGAAGCGCCACACCGGGACGGCCCACCACGCCGGGATGCCCCGCGCCGCGAGATGCCGTCCAACGTCTGGCGTGCCGATGCGCCCCAGCGCACGATGCAGACCGCCAAGGCCCAGGCCCAGAATGAGCAGTTGAAGGCCGAAGGCCAGGTGCGCGTGAACAAGCGCCTGTCCGACCTGGGTCTATGCTCGCGCCGCGAGGGCGATGCCTGGATCGAGAATGGCTGGGTGCTGGTCAATGGCGACATCGCGACGATGGGCCAGATGGTCGAGTTGACCGACAAGATCGAGATCCAGCGCGAGGCGCAGGACTTGCAGGCCCAGCAGGTGACGATCCTGATCAACAAGCCCATGGGCTATGTCAGCGGCCAGGCCGAAGATGGCCATGAGCCGGCGATGGTGCTGCTCAATCCGCCCAACCACTGGCGCGAGGACCACAGCAAGACCCGTTTCAACTTCAGCCAGCTCAAGGGCCTGGCCCCTTGCGGCCGCCTGGATATCGATTCGGTCGGCCTCTTGGTGCTGACCCAGGACGGCCGCATTGCCAAGCACCTGATTGGCGAGGACTCCGAGGTCGAGAAGGAATACCTGGTGCGCGTGACCTATGGTGCGGTGGACCAGGATGTGCAGCGGCATTTCCCCGACGACAAGCTCGCGCTGCTGCGCCACGGCCTGTCGCTGGACGGTGAGGCCTTGCTGCCCGCGGGTGTGGAATGGCAGAACCCCGAGCAGCTGCGCTTTGTGCTGCGCGAGGGCAAGAAGCGCCAGATCCGCCGCATGTGCGAGGCCGTGGGCCTGTTTGTCGTGGGCTTGAAGCGCATCCGCATTGGCAAGGTGGTGCTGGGCAATCTGCCCGTGGGGCAGTGGCGTTACCTGGGCGAAAACGAAGAGTTTTAA
- a CDS encoding amidase: protein MPTSAERLAQSLQTLTALGDEAQRIFTQLYPKSAQEAAQAADQRAARGLSLGPLDGKLVSIKDLLDVAGQVTTAGAAMRRRSAPAAQDAPVVQRLRAAGAVIVGKTNMTEFAFSGVGINPHFGTPGNAANALHIPGGSSSGAGVSVGRGLVDIAIGSDTGGSVRIPAAFNGVTGFKPTQARVSRDGAFALSYTLDALGPLARTVADCAAADATMAGATPQPLPQRSLRGLRIGLPQGLPWTDCSDEVLAQTDNAIAVLQAQGAAFRKLPWQDLMAAPAQLQSEGTLIAAEAAAIHQQALVSARDAFDPRVLSRMDKGRALSAPYYIQLLQQRQQWMAQMDAAMQEVDLLLLPTIAITAPRIAPLLDDDSAFFAANALILRNTSIFNFYDLPAISLPLPRSARSLPVGLMLVGARMQDAHLLALAAAAEQALAQ from the coding sequence ATGCCTACCAGCGCCGAACGCCTTGCCCAAAGCCTGCAGACCCTGACCGCGCTGGGCGACGAGGCGCAGCGCATCTTCACCCAGCTCTACCCCAAGTCCGCCCAGGAAGCGGCGCAGGCCGCAGACCAGCGCGCCGCGCGCGGCCTGTCGCTGGGCCCGCTGGACGGCAAGCTCGTGTCCATCAAGGACCTGCTCGATGTCGCAGGCCAGGTGACCACCGCCGGCGCCGCCATGCGCCGCCGCAGCGCCCCGGCCGCGCAGGATGCGCCGGTGGTGCAGCGCCTGCGCGCCGCAGGTGCAGTGATCGTGGGCAAAACCAATATGACGGAGTTTGCGTTCTCGGGCGTGGGCATCAATCCCCATTTCGGCACGCCGGGCAATGCCGCCAACGCGCTGCACATCCCCGGCGGTTCGTCCTCCGGTGCCGGGGTCAGCGTGGGCCGGGGACTGGTCGATATCGCCATTGGCTCGGACACCGGCGGCTCGGTGCGCATTCCGGCCGCCTTCAATGGGGTCACCGGCTTCAAGCCCACGCAGGCGCGGGTCTCGCGTGACGGGGCATTTGCGCTGTCCTACACGCTCGATGCGCTGGGCCCGCTGGCCCGCACGGTGGCCGATTGCGCGGCCGCCGACGCCACCATGGCCGGCGCCACCCCCCAGCCGCTGCCCCAGCGCAGCCTGCGAGGCCTGCGCATTGGCCTGCCCCAGGGCCTGCCCTGGACCGACTGCAGCGACGAGGTGCTGGCCCAGACCGACAATGCCATCGCTGTGCTGCAGGCGCAGGGCGCCGCCTTCCGCAAGCTGCCCTGGCAAGATTTGATGGCCGCCCCTGCACAGCTGCAAAGCGAAGGCACCCTCATTGCGGCCGAGGCCGCCGCCATCCACCAGCAGGCGCTGGTGAGCGCGCGCGATGCCTTTGACCCGCGCGTGCTCTCACGCATGGACAAGGGCCGAGCCTTGAGCGCGCCCTACTACATCCAGCTGCTGCAACAGCGCCAGCAATGGATGGCGCAGATGGATGCCGCCATGCAGGAGGTGGACCTGCTGCTGCTGCCCACCATCGCCATCACCGCACCGCGCATTGCGCCGCTGCTGGACGACGACAGCGCCTTCTTCGCGGCCAATGCGCTGATTTTGCGCAACACCTCGATCTTCAATTTCTACGACCTGCCGGCCATCTCGCTGCCGCTGCCCCGCTCTGCGCGCAGCCTGCCGGTCGGCCTGATGCTGGTGGGCGCGCGCATGCAGGATGCCCACTTGCTGGCCCTGGCCGCCGCTGCCGAGCAGGCGCTGGCGCAGTAA